Proteins encoded by one window of Myxococcus guangdongensis:
- a CDS encoding SDR family oxidoreductase — MTQDLLGKVILITGATDGIGKAAAAVLARRGATLTIVGRDKQKTEKVLSELKSTSENPNLDLLLCDLSRLADVRRAAEEFKARHERLDVLVNNAGATFKKPTMGPDGFELTFALNHLAYFQLTTSLLDLLRKTPDARVVSTSSSMQARGKLDLAKTPTSLAGSGPAAYATSKLANILFTRELQRRLGGTTAIANCFEPGTVRTQFGGFGSDQGFLLNLVYTLAKPFSSTPEQGADSLIWLATAPEAATLRGEYVSKRRAVTPQKQALDPKLAADLWTLSEELCAKAVARAD, encoded by the coding sequence ATGACGCAGGACCTCCTAGGCAAAGTCATCCTCATCACCGGCGCGACGGACGGCATCGGCAAGGCGGCCGCCGCCGTGCTCGCCAGACGCGGAGCGACGTTGACGATTGTCGGCCGAGACAAGCAGAAGACCGAGAAGGTGCTCTCGGAGCTGAAGTCGACAAGTGAGAACCCGAACCTGGACCTCCTCCTCTGCGACTTGTCGCGGCTGGCCGACGTCAGGCGTGCCGCGGAGGAGTTCAAGGCCAGGCACGAGCGGCTGGACGTCCTCGTGAACAACGCGGGCGCCACCTTCAAGAAGCCAACGATGGGGCCCGACGGGTTCGAGCTGACGTTCGCGCTCAACCACCTCGCGTACTTCCAGCTCACGACGTCGCTGCTCGACCTGTTGCGCAAGACGCCCGATGCACGAGTCGTCTCGACCTCGAGCAGCATGCAGGCGCGAGGGAAGCTCGACCTCGCGAAGACACCGACATCCCTGGCCGGGTCGGGCCCGGCTGCCTACGCGACCTCGAAGCTCGCGAACATTCTCTTCACCCGGGAGCTCCAGCGACGCCTGGGAGGAACGACGGCCATCGCCAACTGCTTCGAGCCAGGCACGGTGCGGACGCAGTTCGGTGGTTTCGGCTCTGACCAGGGGTTCTTGCTGAACCTCGTGTACACACTCGCGAAGCCGTTCTCGAGCACGCCCGAGCAGGGCGCCGACTCCCTCATCTGGCTCGCCACGGCACCCGAGGCGGCCACGCTCCGAGGTGAGTATGTCTCGAAGCGCCGGGCCGTGACGCCGCAGAAGCAGGCGCTAGACCCAAAGCTCGCGGCCGACCTGTGGACACTGAGTGAAGAGCTCTGCGCCAAGGCAGTAGCGCGCGCCGACTGA
- a CDS encoding phosphatase PAP2 family protein yields the protein MSERPFLHEVLLTGFGGALSCGLLVVAGARSVVFLQVLGATLLFILAVAGLSRLERWGHLFRVRLLLAYGVTFFFYASVKDTVPVLGLPTRDAALFAVDAWVFGGSTPSVWLQRWSSAAVSDVFSASYLSFHVYLHLAMAWAVVGSRERAEAFFGQVFSAYVPGLVGYYLVPAVGPLVAYPELFTVPVEGGWVTRLNAAVVAHGSSTFDVFPSLHVYITLVLLAHDRLAHPWRFRGMLPVAVMLFVSTLVLRYHYAVDLLAGVVWFVAFRALYPRLLRAWESWRRRRGVETAVVLPPG from the coding sequence ATGTCTGAGCGTCCCTTCCTGCACGAGGTGCTGCTCACGGGCTTCGGGGGGGCGCTGTCGTGCGGGCTCCTCGTCGTCGCGGGTGCGCGCTCGGTGGTCTTCCTCCAGGTGCTCGGCGCGACGCTCCTGTTCATCCTCGCGGTGGCGGGGCTCTCACGCCTGGAGCGCTGGGGGCACCTCTTCCGCGTGCGGTTGCTCCTGGCCTATGGGGTGACGTTCTTCTTCTATGCCTCGGTGAAGGACACCGTCCCCGTGCTCGGGCTTCCGACGCGGGATGCCGCGTTGTTCGCCGTGGACGCGTGGGTGTTCGGAGGGAGCACGCCGTCGGTGTGGCTGCAGCGCTGGAGCTCGGCGGCGGTGAGCGACGTGTTCAGCGCGAGCTACCTGTCGTTCCACGTCTACCTGCACCTGGCCATGGCGTGGGCGGTGGTGGGCTCGCGGGAGCGCGCGGAGGCCTTCTTCGGTCAGGTCTTCTCCGCCTACGTGCCGGGGCTCGTGGGCTACTACCTGGTGCCCGCGGTGGGGCCCCTGGTGGCGTATCCCGAGCTGTTCACCGTGCCCGTGGAGGGCGGGTGGGTGACGCGGCTGAACGCGGCCGTCGTGGCCCACGGCTCGTCGACCTTCGATGTGTTCCCGAGCCTGCACGTGTACATCACGCTGGTGTTGCTCGCGCACGACAGGCTCGCGCATCCGTGGCGCTTCCGGGGGATGTTGCCGGTGGCGGTGATGCTCTTCGTCTCCACGCTGGTGCTGCGCTACCACTACGCGGTCGACCTGCTCGCGGGTGTCGTGTGGTTCGTCGCCTTCCGCGCGCTGTATCCGCGACTGCTGCGTGCGTGGGAGTCCTGGCGGCGGAGGCGCGGCGTGGAGACCGCGGTGGTGCTTCCGCCGGGGTGA
- a CDS encoding Rossmann-fold NAD(P)-binding domain-containing protein, producing the protein MKVILFGATGMVGMGCLREALASPDVEAVLSISRQSCGVEHPKLRELLLPDLFEVAAVEQQLVGYDACIWAIGVSSVGLDEAAYARITEELTLRWARTLLRLNPGISFCYCSAGGAGGPGMWARVRRRVEGVLNEMPFRHVGAVRPGFIRPGPGIRSKTRGYQLGIVLLKPLFLMTPLLVRAFPGLFTTSERLGRAMLSVVQGQADGFILESADINRVGG; encoded by the coding sequence ATGAAGGTCATCCTCTTCGGGGCGACGGGCATGGTCGGCATGGGTTGCCTGCGCGAAGCGCTCGCTTCGCCCGACGTCGAGGCGGTACTCAGCATCAGCCGGCAGTCATGTGGCGTCGAGCACCCGAAGCTGCGCGAGCTCCTGCTCCCCGACCTCTTCGAGGTCGCGGCCGTCGAGCAGCAGCTCGTCGGCTACGATGCGTGCATCTGGGCAATTGGCGTCAGCTCCGTCGGTCTCGACGAAGCGGCCTACGCCCGAATCACCGAGGAGCTGACGCTGCGCTGGGCGCGCACGCTCCTCCGGCTCAACCCGGGCATATCCTTCTGCTACTGCTCGGCGGGGGGCGCAGGCGGGCCGGGAATGTGGGCGCGGGTGAGGCGCCGTGTCGAAGGTGTGCTGAACGAGATGCCGTTCCGGCACGTTGGCGCGGTCCGCCCTGGATTCATCCGACCGGGCCCTGGCATCCGGAGCAAGACGCGCGGCTACCAGCTCGGCATCGTCCTGCTGAAGCCGCTGTTCTTGATGACGCCGCTGCTGGTCCGTGCCTTCCCCGGGCTGTTCACGACGTCGGAGCGCCTCGGCCGCGCGATGCTGAGTGTCGTCCAGGGGCAGGCCGACGGGTTCATCCTCGAATCAGCCGACATCAACCGAGTGGGCGGGTGA
- a CDS encoding TetR/AcrR family transcriptional regulator, with protein MPATLKDDEATARRAKVLVAARWCFLNFGFAKTSFEDIARRATLSRTLLYRIFKDKEDIYRAVFVDWLVSRHPDARKAAKGPGSPYERLLGVCRLLVMEPWGEMVGAPMGSEFLEACERIDPESEALHRQVARECVTTILADSTSAEVFLLALDGLLADQPSVEQLEQRTQVLAARFAPSASKKGARS; from the coding sequence ATGCCAGCGACACTGAAAGACGACGAAGCAACAGCCCGACGCGCGAAGGTCCTCGTTGCCGCTCGCTGGTGCTTCCTCAACTTCGGCTTCGCCAAGACGTCATTCGAGGACATCGCCCGGCGCGCCACGCTCTCGCGCACGCTGCTGTATCGGATCTTCAAGGACAAAGAGGACATCTACCGAGCCGTCTTCGTGGACTGGCTGGTGTCCAGGCACCCCGACGCGAGGAAGGCAGCAAAGGGGCCCGGCAGCCCGTATGAGCGCCTGCTCGGGGTGTGCCGGCTGCTGGTGATGGAGCCTTGGGGAGAGATGGTCGGCGCCCCCATGGGGAGCGAGTTCCTGGAGGCATGCGAGCGGATCGACCCGGAGAGCGAAGCGCTCCATCGACAGGTCGCGCGGGAGTGCGTCACCACCATCCTGGCTGACTCGACGAGTGCCGAGGTCTTCCTCCTCGCGCTCGACGGGCTGCTCGCGGACCAGCCCTCAGTCGAGCAGCTCGAACAGCGCACGCAGGTTCTCGCGGCGCGTTTCGCCCCCAGCGCGTCGAAGAAGGGAGCGAGGTCATGA
- a CDS encoding TVP38/TMEM64 family protein, which yields MLAGAWLFGVFAWVGAPGGLAQKLVGLGAWGYLAFILVYTALQPFGVPGTFFVVAAPLIWPWPTAFALSMVGTMSASVVGFSFARFVAREWVSARIPARLRKYDAALERSSFRTVVILRLILWMPQVLHSFFGVSKVGFWTHFWGSLIGYAPPLLLVSYLGAEMFDASGKMQPAAWPIMAGLLTASLVIAALARAWERHRLPGRTLPFSWSKKP from the coding sequence ATGCTCGCTGGCGCCTGGCTCTTCGGCGTCTTCGCGTGGGTGGGAGCACCTGGCGGACTGGCGCAGAAGCTCGTCGGGCTGGGGGCATGGGGTTACCTCGCGTTCATCCTCGTGTACACGGCACTGCAGCCATTCGGTGTCCCTGGCACCTTCTTCGTGGTGGCGGCGCCGCTCATCTGGCCGTGGCCGACCGCGTTCGCGCTCTCGATGGTCGGGACGATGTCTGCGAGCGTCGTCGGCTTTTCGTTCGCGCGATTCGTCGCGCGAGAGTGGGTCTCCGCGCGCATCCCCGCCAGGCTGCGCAAGTACGACGCGGCCCTCGAGCGGAGTTCCTTCCGAACCGTCGTCATCCTGCGACTCATCTTGTGGATGCCGCAGGTGCTCCACTCGTTCTTCGGCGTCTCGAAGGTCGGGTTCTGGACCCACTTCTGGGGCTCGCTCATCGGCTACGCACCGCCGCTGCTACTCGTGAGCTACCTGGGCGCGGAGATGTTCGACGCGTCGGGGAAGATGCAACCCGCCGCGTGGCCCATCATGGCCGGGCTGCTCACCGCATCACTCGTCATCGCCGCGCTCGCGCGAGCCTGGGAGCGCCATCGCCTCCCAGGGAGAACCCTCCCATTCTCCTGGAGCAAGAAACCATGA
- a CDS encoding fatty acid desaturase family protein — MPTPSAALSPESLRELERIDARHLPRLALFLLLQGVSAWLLVLLARHGDSVASWLIRLPLYLVSAAALHGISLFTHEAVHGGLSPRPWLNRLGGMLCAWPVLQNFAAYKVLHLRHHRDLGGGLDPDHYANYTGRRWLELAMHLGRLLLGYPAYITMIPILGWKHGTPSERRWIGFEVAMVLVAGVLAARFVPWPVLLQAWVLPMVIINTLVNIRGMSQHTFLTENTHPVRGSRTILSNPVTRFFMCNENYHLEHHLYPRVPWYNLPALHQSLRAELVAQGAPFIPSYFSFVWGVLSGSLMREARRAASPDV, encoded by the coding sequence ATGCCCACGCCCTCCGCAGCCCTGTCTCCCGAGTCCCTGCGCGAGCTGGAGCGAATCGACGCCCGTCATCTGCCCCGGCTCGCCCTGTTCCTCCTGCTCCAGGGCGTGTCGGCGTGGCTCCTCGTGCTGCTCGCGAGGCACGGCGACTCGGTGGCGAGCTGGCTCATCCGGCTGCCGCTCTACCTGGTCTCGGCGGCCGCGCTCCATGGCATCAGCCTGTTCACCCACGAGGCGGTGCACGGTGGGCTGTCCCCGCGGCCCTGGCTGAATCGCCTGGGCGGGATGCTGTGCGCCTGGCCCGTGCTCCAGAACTTCGCGGCGTACAAGGTGTTGCACCTGCGGCACCACCGGGACCTGGGCGGTGGCCTGGACCCCGACCACTACGCGAACTACACGGGGCGGCGCTGGCTGGAGCTGGCGATGCACCTTGGGCGACTGCTGCTCGGTTACCCCGCGTACATCACGATGATTCCCATCCTGGGCTGGAAGCACGGCACGCCGTCCGAGCGGCGATGGATTGGGTTCGAGGTCGCGATGGTGCTCGTGGCGGGCGTGCTCGCGGCGCGCTTCGTGCCGTGGCCGGTGTTGCTGCAGGCCTGGGTGTTGCCCATGGTCATCATCAACACGCTGGTCAACATCCGGGGCATGAGCCAGCACACCTTCCTGACGGAGAACACGCATCCCGTCCGGGGCTCGCGGACCATCCTGTCCAATCCGGTGACGCGCTTCTTCATGTGCAACGAGAACTACCACCTGGAGCACCACCTGTATCCGAGGGTGCCCTGGTACAACCTGCCCGCGCTGCACCAGTCCCTGCGGGCCGAGCTCGTCGCGCAGGGCGCGCCCTTCATCCCGTCGTACTTCTCGTTCGTGTGGGGCGTGCTGAGTGGCTCGCTGATGCGCGAGGCCCGCCGCGCCGCATCCCCGGATGTCTGA